A window of Planctomycetota bacterium genomic DNA:
GTCGGGCGTGCGGTGGCGGGTGACGGTGACGGTGCGGGTGTAGTTGCCGGCCGCAGGGTGATCGCTGGACACGGGCGCGGCGACGGTGTCGCTGAGCCCGCTGACCGCGTCGATGGTCGGCATCTCGGCGAGGATCGCCGGCCGTTGGAACAGCCGGGCGTCGACGACGTTGGCGTCGCCGGCGGGCAGCGCGGTGCCCGTCCCGTCGTTACGCATCGTGACCGCGTTGCTCGGGGGCAACTCGTCAGGCATCTCGTCGGACGAGATCGGCTTGGCGATGATCTGGTTCGTCAGGTCCATCGCGAGGCTCGTCGCTTGCTCTTGGCGTCGGATGGCGCTCTCGGCGGTGTAGGTCGCGATGAGCGTTTCCGAGAGGGCGACCACGCTGAGCGTGAGGATGGTCGAGGCGATGAGCGCTTCGACGAGCGTGAAGCCGGCCCGGTTGCGAGCGCGGGTGCGGGTGCGGGTGCGGGTGCGGGTGCGGGGTTGTCGGGTGGCGGGTTTCATCTTTGAGATATCCAAAACCGACGGGCCGCGGTCAAGCGGCACGTCGGTCGGAGGAGGAAAACCAAGGCGGATTACGGGGCGGCGTAGCCGGCCGGGGCGGCAGCACTGCTCTCGCCCGTGACCTCGTTGAACCACTGGGCAGACCCGTCGCCGGCAGGCTTACCGACGGCGAAGAGCTTGCCGTTCTTGTCCATGATGAAGCCGAAGGTGTTATCCAAGGCCTCGTCGATACCGACCACGTCGAGCTGGTTGAACGGGTTGACCGCCGCGCTCTGCAGGTAGGGCCCGTACTGGCCGTTGGCGTCGATGTCGCCGTCCTTGTCGGTCTTGCCCGTGAGCTTGTCCCAGTTCCAGGCGGTGTTCAAACTACCATCGGCCGTCGGGTACTTGTCGTTGTGCTCGAGTCGGTAGAGCGCGACTTGCGACCGCAGGGCTTGCAGCTGGCTCGCCAACGAGGAACTCTTGGCGTCTTCGCTGGCACTGCTGAACTGCGGGATCACGATCGCGGCGAGGATGCCGAGAATGATCACGACGATGAGGATCTCGATGAGCGTGAAGCCCTGCTGACGTTTTGCTTTGATATCGCGGTACATGCTGATAGTCCTTCGGCCACGGTCGTGACCGCACTGTGACGAGCGACACCCCGTCGCTTCGGCGTTTGGCTTGTTCTCCCGTCGGTGGACCGCCGACGTACTCCTGTGTCGGGACGAAATCGTCTCGCCCCACGGTCGGCCGAACCACTCGGTCCGTTGCGTTCCGTCTAGTCCAGCATCGAAAAACCAATACCCCTGCTTGAGTGTCAAGCTGGAAAAACAGCGCAGCCCGTGCCACGGTTATCGGAACGACCGACCGGGTAAGGGTTTCCCACTATCATCGGTCATGTCAGCCGACCCTGAGCGAGACACCCTCCCGGTACTGAAAACGCCGATCGACGCCGTTGCAGACGTTCCGGGGAGCAAGTCGATCACGAACCGCGCGCTCGTCCTGGCTGCCCTCGCGCGGGGCGTATCGGACCTCGGCGATGCGCTGTTCGCCGACGACACCCGGCACATGATCGACAACCTCGTCGCACTCGGTTTCGACCTCGGCTCGGACCCCGACGCGCGCACCATCCGTGTCAACGGCGAAGGAGGACACATCCCCGCAGAGGCCGCCGAACTTTTCTGCGGCAACTCCGGCACGACCATCCGCTTCCTCACCGCCCTCTGCGCCCTCGGCCGTGGCAGCTACACCCTCGACGGCGTCGAGCGCATGCGCCAACGCCCCATCGGGCCGCTCGTGACGATGCTCGGCAACCTGGGCGCGACGGTCGAGGCGGCCGACGGCTACCCCCCGCTCACGATCAACGGCACCGGCATGCCCGGCGGTCGCAACGCCAGCTACGGGGCCGAGACGTCCAGCCAATACCTCTCCGCCGCACTGATGGCCGCGCCCTACGCCGACGAGGAAGTTCACATCCGACTCGTCGGCGAGCAGACCAGTTGGCCGTACGTAACGCTGACGATGCGACTCATGGACGAGTTCGGCGTGACGCCCGAAGTCGAGTACGACCCGAAGACGGGCAAGCCGATCCTGATCGCCGTCCCGCAGGGGCGATACAAGGGCCGGACGTTTACGGTCGAGCCGGACGCATCGGCGGCGACGTACTTTCTCGCCCTGGCCGCGCTACATGAAGGTAGCAAGATCACCGTGCCGGGCCTTGGCAGCACGAGCCTGCAGGGCGACGTCGGCTTCGCGCAGTTGCTCAAACGAGCCGGGGCCGATGTCGATGTCACGGCCGACTCGATCACCGTCACCGGCACCGACACGCTCCGCGGCATCGAGGCGGACTTCGCCGACATCCCCGACACGGCCCAGACCTTCGCCGTCGTCGCGCTGTTCGCCGAGGAGCCGTCAACCCTCACCGGCTTGCACACACTCACCGTGAAGGAAACCGACCGCATCGCCGCCCTCGAGGCCGAACTCACCAAGCTCGGTGCGAAGGTCAAGACGACCACCGATTCGTTGCACATCGTCCCCCCGCCACGCGTTCAACCGGCATCGATCGCGACCTACGACGACCACCGCATGGCCATGAGCTTCGCGCTGGCCGCGACGAAGATCGACGGGGTCGTCATCGAAGATCCCGGTTGCGTCAACAAGACCTTCCCGGGTTACTTCGACGCCATGCGGCGTACCATCGCGTCCCGATTTTCCAATCCCCCAACCGGAGCAACCATGTCCCTGCGCGTCACCGTCTGGCACGAACATCGCCATGAGAAAACCAACGAGAAAGTCCGCGAGGTCTATCCCGACGGCATGCACGAAGCCATCGCCGGATACCTCCGCACCGAGGGCGACTTCAGAGTCCGCACCGCCCTGCTCGACGACCCCGAGCACGGCCTGAACGACGACGTGCTCGAGAACACCGACGTGATGACCTGGTGGGGACACATGGCCCACGACGATGTCGATGACGCCATCGTCGACAAAGTCGTGAAGCGCGTCCACGACGGCATGGGCATCGTGTTCCTGCACTCGGGACACTTTTCCAAGCCTTTCAAGAAACTCATGGGCACCACCTGTGACCTGAAGTGGCGCGAGAGCAACGACCGTGAGATCCTCTGGGTCACCCGTCCGGGCCACCCGATACTCGACGGCGTCGCCGACAAGATCGTCATCGACAAGGAAGAAATGTACGGCGAGTTCTTCGACATCCCCGAGCCGGACGAAACGATCCTCGTCAGCACGTTCAGCGGCGGTGAATGCTTCCGCAGCGGCATCACCTACCGCCGCGGGGCCGGCAGCATCTTCTACTTCCGCCCCGGTCACGAGACCTACCCCTCGTACCACAACAAGGAAATCCTCCACGTCATCGCCAACGGCCTGCGCTGGGTCGGCGGTAAGGAAACCAAGGGTGACAAACACAAGCCCGAGTTCGGCAACCGCAAGGACGGCTGGATCGACGCTTAGTCTTGCGACCCAAACGCAGAACGAGAACGCCCGCTGGCCGGTGCTCACGCACTATCCAGCGGGCGTTCTTGTCAGGCCATCCGTGTCGTCACTCGGCGACCGCGATGGTGGCGGGAGCACGGTCGATCGTGGTGGCGCGCTGGGCTTCGGTGTCGAGTCGGTTCAGCGCCTGCGGCAGCGTACCGAAAAGGATCACCAGGAAGCACGACGTCGCAATCGCGACGGCGATCGGCAGCGGGCGACGCACTTCCTCGGCATCGCCCACTTCGTCACGCAAGTACATGACGCTGAGAATTTTCAGGTAGTAGCCGGCGGAGATGGCGGCGTTCACGACCGTGAAGATCACCAGCCAACCGAGTTCGACGTTCCACGCGGGCAGCAGCAGGCCGAGCTTGCCCCAGAAACCGATCGTCAACGGCAACCCGATCAGCGAGAACATCGACACCGCCATCGCGAGCCCGAGCAGCGGGTGCTTCTTGCCCATACCGGCCAAGTCGTCGAACGTCTCCGCGCTGGTCGCAGGCTGAGTCGTTTCTCCCGGCAACGGTTTGTGCGGCAACAACAACATGACGCCGAACGAGCCGACGTTCATCAGCCCGTACGCGACGAGGTAGAACAGCACCGCCGCCAGCGCCTGGCCCTGCACATCGGCATTCATCGGACTGCCGGTCAGTGCCGCGAGACCGACAAGCAAGTAACCCGAGTGCGCGATCGACGAGTAAGCGAGCACGCGCTTGACGTTGGCCCCTGTGAACTGCACCAGGCCGAGCACGTTGCCGACGGTCATCGTGATCGCAGCGAGGATCGCCAGGAGCAGTGAAATCTGCGGCCAGATGTCAAAGCCGTTGCCGCCGATCGTGAAGAAGATTTTGACCATGGCGATGACGCCGACGGTCTTGGGAACGAAGCTCAGCAGCGCGGTCACCGGCGTGCCGGCACCTTCGTAGACATCGGCCGCGTAAAAGTGCAGCGGCGCGGCAGCCATCTTGAACGCCAAACCACCGACGAGCATCACCGCCGCGAACAGGCCCCACGGCCCCAGCGGGATCGGGCCGGACACGCCATCGCTGAACCGCTGGCCGATCTCGTACATGTCGGTCGTGCCGGTGATCCCGTAAAGGAACGAAAAGCCCATCAGCATGACGGCCGCGCTCATCGCGCCGAGGAAGAAGTACTTGACGCCTGCTTCCTGAGCCTGGGCCGTCGGGCGGGACATGCTCACGAGGATGTATGTCGGGATGCTCGCGAGCTCGATGCCCATGAACAACAGGATCAAATCGTTGGCCCCCGCGACGAGTGTCGCCCCGGCCAACGCCAGCAGCACCAGGGCGAAAAACTCACCCGCGTCACGGCCCCAATCGACCGCGCTACCGCCCGTGCCATCCTTGCGGTTGGGCCAAGCGAGTAGCACAAGCAACGCCCCGATCGCGAGCACGATCACACGGACGAAGTACGCGAACGCACCGATCCGGATCGCGCCGTCGACGCTGAAAGCGGTATCCGCGGCCTCGTCGGGCCATTGGAGCGCCGCGACCACCAGCGCGATGAGCACCGTCGCCGTCGCGATCACCGGCGCGGCCAGCCGTGACCCGGCCGACTTGGCAAAGCCGAGCACGAACAGCACCAAGGCACCGGCGACCAGAATCGTTTCAACGGCAAGAAGTTCGAACAGATTCATCGCAGTCCCTCCGCATGAAACCCGGAGGCAAGGGGAAGTGCGTGCACCTCGTCAACCCGCACGACTTTCGTCGTCGAGGTTTCGGGAACCGCCGGTTCCGGTGAGGGGCTGTCAAGCCGGCCGGGTTCCGGCAGACTTGGCTCGCCGCCGGGCAACTCGATCGGATTGATCGCGAGCAACGCCTCGTCGCGGATGCTGTCGAGCAGCGGCTTGGGCAACACGCCGAAGACGATCACGATGACCGCCAATGGGGCGAGGATGGCAAACTCCCGGAGATTCAGGTCTTCGGGCAACTCTTCGTCGCGGTGCGGTCGCTTGAGCGGGCCGAAGATGATTTTCGCGGTCATGTGCAACATGTACACCGCACCGAGGATCACGCCGATCGCGGCGATGATGCCAAACCAGATGCCGAGCTGGTCGCTGACGAACGCGCCGAGGATCGAGAGGAACTCCGAGATAAACCCGTTGGTTCCCGGCAACCCGATCGACGCCATGACGAAGAGCACGAAGAAAAACGCGAGCTTCGGCATGACCGCCCCGAGGCCGGAGAGCGCGTCGATGTCGCGGGTGTGGTAACGGTCGTAGATCATGCCGATCACGAGGAACATCGCGCCGGTGCTGATGCCGTGGTTGAGCATGTAGAACACGCTGCCCTGAATGCCGATCGCGTTGAACGCCAGCAAACCGAGCACGCAGAAACCGAGGTGGCTCACCGACGAGTAGGCGACGAGCTTCTTGATGTCCTGCTGCACCCATGCGACGAGCGCGCCGTAGATGATGCCGATCAGGCAGAGCACGCCGAGAAACTGGATCAACCCGGTCGCAAAAGCCGGCACCCCGTCGGCGGAAACCAGCCCGGCAGGCACGGCGAGCCGAAGCATCCCGTAGGTGCCGAGCTTGAGCAGCACGCCCGCGAGCAAGACCGAACCCGCCGTCGGCGCTTCGGTGTGGGCCAGCGGCAGCCATGTGTGAACCGGGAACAGCGGAATCTTCACCGCAAAGCCCGCGAGCAAGCCGAGCATCACCCAGAACTGTGCGTCGGGCGAAAGCTGCTGGGCGGTGTAGATGACCTGTGTCATCTCGAACGTACGGGCCTCGGCGGCAAGGAACAGGATCGCCGCGAGCGTGAAGACCGAGCCGACGAACGTGAACAGGAAAAACTTCACCGCCGCCTCGCGCCGGTTTGCCCCGCCCCAGACGCCGATGAGGAAGAACATCGGGATCAGCGTGAGTTCGAAGAAGATGTAGAACAGCAGCACGTCACGAGCGACGAACACGCCCATCATCGCCGCCAATAGCAGAAGCATCCACGCGTAGTAGCTGGACTCCTTGGTCTTGATCGGCGCGTAGCTCGCGAGCACCGCCAGCGGCATGAGTAACGCCGTCAACAGCACCAGCCACATCGCGATCGAGTCGACGCCGAGGGTGATGCCAAAGTTGAACCGGTCGAGGTTGAAGAACTGCGACTCGAACTGGAGGGAGTCGAACACGGTCGGCGCGGCCGCCTGCCAATCGAAGTTCACGCCCAACAACGCCGCCACAAGGGCCACGGTTAGCGAGGTTCCTAACGCCCAGTATCGGCTCAGCCCTCCGGGCATCAGCGCACCCGCCGCCGCGCCCACGAGCGGAATCAGAATCAGTAACAGCAGCATCGTGTCCATGTGATTGCTTTAGAAAACGAACACGGCGAGAAGAATGACGGCCACACCGACGAGCATGGCGTAGGCGTAACGCTGCAGATAACCCTGCTGCGTCGTGACCTTCATGAGGTACGCCGGTATCTGCGGCAAGAACGCGATGAGCCAGACCAAGCCACCGACGACGTACTTGTCCACGCCACCCAGCACTTTGCCCAACACCCGCAACGGCTCGACGATGACGCCCTGGTAAACCTGATCGACCCAGTACTTGCCGTCGAGGACCACCGTGAAGCCGCGGAGCTTGCCGGCAAGATTGTCGGCAGCACCACGCTCGTTGAGGTGCAGGAACCACGCGAGCCCGATGCCGGCAACGGAGATCGCACCGGCGATGAGGAACGGCAACAGCTTGAACTTGTACTCCCCGTGCTGACCGAAGCCGTGCGGGTCGACCCCGGGGAATGCCACCGCCGCTTTCTCGTAACCGGCCAGGAACGACGGGCTGTGACCGAGGAAGTTGCCCAACGTGTGGACGCCCGGCAGATTCACGAAGCCGGCAAACAAAGCACCGACCGCGAGGAGCACCAGCGGTGCGATCATGATCCACGGCTCATGGTTGTGATGAGCGTGATCATCGTGCCCGTGCCCATGATCGTCGTGGCCGTGGTCGTCGCCGTGGTGATCCGGGTGCGGTTCGCTCGACACCTGTTCCGGCCCTTCGAAGACGCGGAAGTACAGGCGAAACGTGTAGTACGCGGTCATAAACGCCGTCAGCGAGAGCACGAGCCAGAGAACGGTCTTGGGCCACCCGTCCCCGGCGTAGCTCGCATAGTGAATGATCTCGTCCTTGGAGAAGTACCCCGCCGTCAGCGGAAAGCCGGCCAGAGCGAGACAACCAATCAGGATGAGAATGCGGGTCTTGGGCAGTTGGTGCTTGAGGCCCGACATCTTCCGCATGTCGAGGTGGCCGAGCATCGCGTGCATGACCACGCCGGAGCCAAGGAACAACAGCGCCTTGAAGAAAGCGTGGGTCGCCAAGTGGAACACGCCGGCCACCGGGGCCAGCACGCCGACGCCGACGAACATGTAACCAAGCTGCGAGACGGTCGAATACGCGAAGACCTTCTTCAGATCGAACTGCCGAAGCGCGATCGTTGCGGCGAAGAGGCAGGTGAATGCCCCGACGGCGGTGATGGTGTATAGGGCGGCCGGGCTTCCGCTGAAGACGGGGCCGAGGCGGGCGATCATGTAGATGCCGGCCGTGACCATCGTCGCCGCGTGGATCAGGGCCGACACCGGCGTCGGGCCTTCCATCGCGTCGGGCAGCCAGACGTACAGCGGGAACTGGGCCGACTTGCCGAACGCACCGACCATCAGGCAGAACGGGATCAGGTCGACCAGCCAGAGCTTGTCGGCCGCGACGTGGGCCGCGGGGTTGACGAACATGTCGATGAAACCGGCGGTCAACAGCGAGCCGTCCTCGGCGTACGTCGGGAAGTACTGCACCGTCCCGAAGCAGTAGAAGATCAGCATGATGCCGATCGCGAACCCGAAGTCGCCGACGCGGTTGACGAGGAACGCCTTCTTCGCCGCCTCGCGTGCCGCCGGCTTGTCGAAGTAGTAACCGATCAGCAGGTACGAACAGAGCCCCACGCCCTCCCAGCCGAGGTAGAGCAGGATGAGGTTGTTGCCCATGACCAGCAGGGTCATCGAGCAGATGAACAGGCCGAGGTACGCGAAGAATCGGTAGTAGCCGGCCTCGCCCTTCATGTAACCAGCGGCGAAGACCGTGATCAGGAAGCCGATCCCGCAGACGACGCTGAGCATGATCGCCGAGAGCGGGTCGAAGAGCGCCCCGGCGGAGATTTCGAAGAAGCCGACCTCACCCGTCCCGGCGACCGAACCGCCCTTGTCGGCCTCGTCGCCAGCGGTGAACCATGTGTACCAGATCTCCTGGAACGCGACGGGGTTGGCCTTCTCGACCTTCGTCTCTTTGCCGGCTTCGGCGGCGACGTACTCGGCCGGCAGGCCTGCGGCGGCGTGGCCGTCGCCCTGCATCCCGGCCTCGCCGGTCGCGCCGATCATGGCGAAGAGGATCAGCAGCGAGGTCACCGCCGACCCACCCACGCTGAGCCAGATCGGCCAGTGCGACTGGCCCTTGAGCAGTTTCTTACCGAAGAAGCCGGCCACGATCGCACCGAGCAACGGCAATATCGGGATCAGCCAAGAGATGTTCGCGAGTGATTCCATGAGAGCTTGCGAAGGAGAGTGGACTTACCCGCGAAGTTCCCGCCACGCCTCGGCGTCGACGGTCGGTTTCTGCTTGAACAACAACACCACGATGCCCAGCGCCAACGACGCCTCGGCCGCGGCGATCACGAGAATGAAGATCACGAACGCCTGCCCCGCGAGATTGCCGTGATATGCGGCGAACGCGATCAGGTTGATGGCCACGCCCTGGAACATCAGCTCGGTGCAGAGGAACATCGTGATAAGGTTCCGCCGACACATAAAGCCGATCATCCCCAATGCGAACATGATCCCGCCCACGGCGAGATAGTGCATGAGACCGAGTTGGGTGAAAGTGTCCATGGGAGAAGGCGCTAGGGGTTAGGCGCTAGGCGCTAGGTCTCATTCGGAAGTCGGCGTTGCTCGTTACTACGGCCCTAGCGCCTAACTCCTAGCGCCTAGCCCCTAAGTTCACGTCTGCGGGTACGCCTTCTGGCGCGGATTGCTGGTGCCACGGATCGGCAGGGAGTTCGGATTGTCCTCGATCGGCGTGTGCGGCGTGCTGACCACGTCGCGGGTGAGCCCATCGCCGGGCGTGTAGCGGTCGTGCTCGGGGAGGATGACCTTTTTCCGCGCGATCACGATCGCACCGATCATCGCCACGGTCAGGATCAGCCCCGCGACCTGTAGGGCGACGACCTGGTTACTGAACAAATACACGCCCAGTTCCTGCGTCTGGCCACGCACGATCGGGGCGGCCTGCACATCGACCGAGCCGACCGCCGCGAGCGACTCGCCGCCGTCAACGACCGGGGCATAAGGATTCAAAGCCAACGGCCCGTTCCGTTCGACGGTCTGCGGGGCCTTGGCGAATACGAGAAAAAGAATCAGGCCGGCAATCGTGAACCCCGTCGCCGAGGCGATCAGCGGCATGCGGGCGTTGGCGTCGTGGTCGGCGAGAAACTCTCGCACGGCCCCTTCGCGGTCCGTCCCGCGATCCACGCCGGCGTCGGCCGCGAGCATGATCACGAACGTGTAAGTCACGAGGATCGCCCCTGCATAAATCGTGACCAACGCGGCCGCCAGAAACTCTGCAGTCAGCAGGATGAACAGCCCCGCCGACGCGAAGATCGTCATCACGAACCAAAGAGCGGAGTAGACCGGCTTCGGGTGCGTGATCACACGCACCGACGAGGCGAGTGCCAGGATCGCGAAGATCCAGAAGTACGGCCCCATGCCGAAGAAACCCCACACGCCGGTGCCTTCGAGCGATGCCGTGTAGTTCAACACGTTTCCGAGCAGCACCACGAACGCGACAAGCACCGACAGCCCGGCGACCTTGGTGCGGATACTCCCTTTCGGGGCACGCTTGGGCAGCAGGAATGCGGTGAACAAGCCCGCGACCGCACAACAAATCAGAATCACCGACGGTGCGACGACCGGGGCGTACAGAGCAGTTCCGTCACGCCAGACTGCGGTCGACGGGGCGGAAGCTAGGGCAAGGCAAAAGTCGTCCATCGCGTAGGCGGCGATACTAGCCACCGCCCCAGACATCGCAACTTCGCTCGTGACGAACTTCACAATCTCCACGACCCCCGTGCCCGGGCGATCAACCAATCCGCCTTCCGGCGGTGTGCCGGTTACTCCACATCCCCCGCGACGAGCTTGCCGTCGGGGCCTTTGGTCAGCGTCTCGATCCGCTTCTCCGCCTTGTCCAACACCGACTGGCAGTGGGCGAGCAGCCGATTGCCACGCTCGAATTTGGCCAACGACTCTTCGAGCGTCACGTCGCCCTGCTCGATCGCGTTGAGAATTTCCTCCGCTTCGGCGAGCGCGTCTTCGAAGTTCGCGGGCAGGTCGGCATCCGTGGCTGTGGTGTCCTTGGCCATCGCTTTGAGTCTAAGCGCTGCACACACGGTCGGTGTACGGTAACATCCTCAACATGACCCTGATGACCGAGACCCCCACTGACGCCCGCCCGGTCGACGGCGGCACCCCGCCCGATACCGACTTCAAAACCCGATACACCACCGTTCGCAAAGCGACCACCGACTTCTGCGAACCCCTCTGCCCGGAGGATTTCGTCGTTCAGACGATGCAGGACGTCTCGCCCACCAAGTGGCACCTGGCCCACACCAGCTGGTTCTTCGAGACCTTCCTCCTCTCGCCCCACCTCCCCGGCTATCGCGAGAAACATCCGCTCTACAACTATCTGTTCAACAGCTACTACGTCTCGGTCGGCGATCGACACTGTCGCATCGCGCGCGGGAACATCTCCCGCCCCACCGTGGACGAGGTCTTCGAGTACCGCCGGTACGTCGACGAGCACATGCATCGACTCATCGACGCGGGACTCACCGACGAGACGGCCGCACTCGTCGAACTCGGGCTACACCATGAGCAACAGCACCAGGAGCTGATGGTCACCGACCTCAAGCACGTGCTCAGTGCGAACCCGCTCTACCCGGTCTACCGCGAGCTCGCCGACCCACCGCTCGGCAAGCCCGCACCGTTCTCGTTCGTGCCGTTCGAGGAAGGCGTGTACCCGATCGGGCATCACGCCGAGGAAGACTGTCGGTTCTGCTACGACAACGAAACGCCTCGGCATCGGGTGTTTCTCGAGCCGTTCGCGCTGGCCGACCGGCCGTTGCTCAACGCCGACGTGATCGCCTTCATCGAGGACGGCGGCTACGACACCGCGAACCTCTGGCTCTCGGCCGCTTGGGCGCAGATCAACGCCGACCCCAAGGACTGGAAGCAGCCGCTCTACTGGGACAAGGTCGACGGCGTTTGGCACCACTTCACGCTCCACGGCTTCGTCCCGGTCGACCCCGCCGAGATCGCCTGCCACCTCTCCTACTACGAAGCTGACGCGATCGCGCGTTGGATGGACTACCGCCTGCCGACCGAGTTCGAGTGGGAAGTCGCCTGCAACCAGGCCGGTGAGATGGACGGCGTCTTCGCCGATGACAAGCGTTTCCACCCCGGACGCGCACCCGATCTCAAATCTCCAATCTCAAACCTCAAATCCGCCCTCGGCGGCGTGTGGGAATGGACCCAATCGCAGTACACCGCCTACCCCGGCTATCGCAGCCTGCCCGGCGCGATCGGTGAGTACAACGGCAAGTTCATGGCCAACCAGTTCGTGCTCCGCGGCGGCTCCTGT
This region includes:
- a CDS encoding prepilin-type N-terminal cleavage/methylation domain-containing protein; its protein translation is MYRDIKAKRQQGFTLIEILIVVIILGILAAIVIPQFSSASEDAKSSSLASQLQALRSQVALYRLEHNDKYPTADGSLNTAWNWDKLTGKTDKDGDIDANGQYGPYLQSAAVNPFNQLDVVGIDEALDNTFGFIMDKNGKLFAVGKPAGDGSAQWFNEVTGESSAAAPAGYAAP
- the nuoK gene encoding NADH-quinone oxidoreductase subunit NuoK, with the translated sequence MDTFTQLGLMHYLAVGGIMFALGMIGFMCRRNLITMFLCTELMFQGVAINLIAFAAYHGNLAGQAFVIFILVIAAAEASLALGIVVLLFKQKPTVDAEAWRELRG
- the nuoL gene encoding NADH-quinone oxidoreductase subunit L, with translation MESLANISWLIPILPLLGAIVAGFFGKKLLKGQSHWPIWLSVGGSAVTSLLILFAMIGATGEAGMQGDGHAAAGLPAEYVAAEAGKETKVEKANPVAFQEIWYTWFTAGDEADKGGSVAGTGEVGFFEISAGALFDPLSAIMLSVVCGIGFLITVFAAGYMKGEAGYYRFFAYLGLFICSMTLLVMGNNLILLYLGWEGVGLCSYLLIGYYFDKPAAREAAKKAFLVNRVGDFGFAIGIMLIFYCFGTVQYFPTYAEDGSLLTAGFIDMFVNPAAHVAADKLWLVDLIPFCLMVGAFGKSAQFPLYVWLPDAMEGPTPVSALIHAATMVTAGIYMIARLGPVFSGSPAALYTITAVGAFTCLFAATIALRQFDLKKVFAYSTVSQLGYMFVGVGVLAPVAGVFHLATHAFFKALLFLGSGVVMHAMLGHLDMRKMSGLKHQLPKTRILILIGCLALAGFPLTAGYFSKDEIIHYASYAGDGWPKTVLWLVLSLTAFMTAYYTFRLYFRVFEGPEQVSSEPHPDHHGDDHGHDDHGHGHDDHAHHNHEPWIMIAPLVLLAVGALFAGFVNLPGVHTLGNFLGHSPSFLAGYEKAAVAFPGVDPHGFGQHGEYKFKLLPFLIAGAISVAGIGLAWFLHLNERGAADNLAGKLRGFTVVLDGKYWVDQVYQGVIVEPLRVLGKVLGGVDKYVVGGLVWLIAFLPQIPAYLMKVTTQQGYLQRYAYAMLVGVAVILLAVFVF
- a CDS encoding NADH-quinone oxidoreductase subunit M, which gives rise to MDTMLLLLILIPLVGAAAGALMPGGLSRYWALGTSLTVALVAALLGVNFDWQAAAPTVFDSLQFESQFFNLDRFNFGITLGVDSIAMWLVLLTALLMPLAVLASYAPIKTKESSYYAWMLLLLAAMMGVFVARDVLLFYIFFELTLIPMFFLIGVWGGANRREAAVKFFLFTFVGSVFTLAAILFLAAEARTFEMTQVIYTAQQLSPDAQFWVMLGLLAGFAVKIPLFPVHTWLPLAHTEAPTAGSVLLAGVLLKLGTYGMLRLAVPAGLVSADGVPAFATGLIQFLGVLCLIGIIYGALVAWVQQDIKKLVAYSSVSHLGFCVLGLLAFNAIGIQGSVFYMLNHGISTGAMFLVIGMIYDRYHTRDIDALSGLGAVMPKLAFFFVLFVMASIGLPGTNGFISEFLSILGAFVSDQLGIWFGIIAAIGVILGAVYMLHMTAKIIFGPLKRPHRDEELPEDLNLREFAILAPLAVIVIVFGVLPKPLLDSIRDEALLAINPIELPGGEPSLPEPGRLDSPSPEPAVPETSTTKVVRVDEVHALPLASGFHAEGLR
- a CDS encoding prepilin-type N-terminal cleavage/methylation domain-containing protein, whose product is MKPATRQPRTRTRTRTRTRARNRAGFTLVEALIASTILTLSVVALSETLIATYTAESAIRRQEQATSLAMDLTNQIIAKPISSDEMPDELPPSNAVTMRNDGTGTALPAGDANVVDARLFQRPAILAEMPTIDAVSGLSDTVAAPVSSDHPAAGNYTRTVTVTRHRTPDGPVDDTGSLRKVTVAVTDPTGREHVVSRVILPSASR
- a CDS encoding NADH-quinone oxidoreductase subunit N, which translates into the protein MNLFELLAVETILVAGALVLFVLGFAKSAGSRLAAPVIATATVLIALVVAALQWPDEAADTAFSVDGAIRIGAFAYFVRVIVLAIGALLVLLAWPNRKDGTGGSAVDWGRDAGEFFALVLLALAGATLVAGANDLILLFMGIELASIPTYILVSMSRPTAQAQEAGVKYFFLGAMSAAVMLMGFSFLYGITGTTDMYEIGQRFSDGVSGPIPLGPWGLFAAVMLVGGLAFKMAAAPLHFYAADVYEGAGTPVTALLSFVPKTVGVIAMVKIFFTIGGNGFDIWPQISLLLAILAAITMTVGNVLGLVQFTGANVKRVLAYSSIAHSGYLLVGLAALTGSPMNADVQGQALAAVLFYLVAYGLMNVGSFGVMLLLPHKPLPGETTQPATSAETFDDLAGMGKKHPLLGLAMAVSMFSLIGLPLTIGFWGKLGLLLPAWNVELGWLVIFTVVNAAISAGYYLKILSVMYLRDEVGDAEEVRRPLPIAVAIATSCFLVILFGTLPQALNRLDTEAQRATTIDRAPATIAVAE
- a CDS encoding ThuA domain-containing protein, with the protein product MSLRVTVWHEHRHEKTNEKVREVYPDGMHEAIAGYLRTEGDFRVRTALLDDPEHGLNDDVLENTDVMTWWGHMAHDDVDDAIVDKVVKRVHDGMGIVFLHSGHFSKPFKKLMGTTCDLKWRESNDREILWVTRPGHPILDGVADKIVIDKEEMYGEFFDIPEPDETILVSTFSGGECFRSGITYRRGAGSIFYFRPGHETYPSYHNKEILHVIANGLRWVGGKETKGDKHKPEFGNRKDGWIDA
- a CDS encoding NADH-quinone oxidoreductase subunit J, which encodes MASIAAYAMDDFCLALASAPSTAVWRDGTALYAPVVAPSVILICCAVAGLFTAFLLPKRAPKGSIRTKVAGLSVLVAFVVLLGNVLNYTASLEGTGVWGFFGMGPYFWIFAILALASSVRVITHPKPVYSALWFVMTIFASAGLFILLTAEFLAAALVTIYAGAILVTYTFVIMLAADAGVDRGTDREGAVREFLADHDANARMPLIASATGFTIAGLILFLVFAKAPQTVERNGPLALNPYAPVVDGGESLAAVGSVDVQAAPIVRGQTQELGVYLFSNQVVALQVAGLILTVAMIGAIVIARKKVILPEHDRYTPGDGLTRDVVSTPHTPIEDNPNSLPIRGTSNPRQKAYPQT
- the xseB gene encoding exodeoxyribonuclease VII small subunit, coding for MAKDTTATDADLPANFEDALAEAEEILNAIEQGDVTLEESLAKFERGNRLLAHCQSVLDKAEKRIETLTKGPDGKLVAGDVE